The following proteins come from a genomic window of Candidatus Binataceae bacterium:
- a CDS encoding endonuclease/exonuclease/phosphatase family protein, translated as MHRSEFTILTLNIFHDLPAYRHLERRCELIAEAIAARRPHVAALQEVLRATSTGDIGAKIRDRVNQLCGGESYRLDYVAADGAGEGEFSFDEGVALLSRVAPAGPAKTLKYAAQVELATEVAGHRYRLPDDRVALRRRFRLENGASVDIAVSHLTDRAEAVGGAAVRTMQARELAAWAPAEGDTDSTLILAGDFNDVPGSETIAELSRAGFIDLHEAFGSGPGYTNDRDDLELNAEHASHNQRIDYLMMRPAGRRAPEVSEVALFADRPHRQSDGTWLWPSDHIGVIATLWV; from the coding sequence ATGCATCGCAGCGAATTCACCATTCTCACGCTGAACATCTTCCATGACCTGCCGGCATACCGCCACCTGGAGCGCCGCTGCGAGCTTATCGCCGAGGCTATCGCGGCGCGCCGTCCGCACGTCGCCGCACTCCAGGAGGTGCTGCGCGCAACGAGCACGGGGGATATCGGGGCGAAAATCCGCGACCGTGTTAATCAGCTCTGCGGCGGAGAGTCCTACAGGCTCGATTACGTGGCGGCCGACGGCGCCGGCGAGGGTGAGTTTTCCTTCGATGAGGGCGTCGCGCTGCTGAGCCGCGTGGCGCCGGCAGGCCCGGCCAAGACGCTCAAGTATGCGGCGCAGGTCGAGCTAGCGACCGAGGTGGCCGGACATCGCTACCGCCTGCCGGATGACCGTGTCGCGTTGCGCCGGCGGTTTCGGCTGGAGAACGGCGCCAGTGTCGACATAGCTGTCTCGCATCTGACGGACCGAGCGGAAGCTGTCGGCGGCGCCGCGGTGCGGACGATGCAGGCGCGCGAGCTCGCCGCATGGGCCCCGGCCGAAGGCGATACGGACAGCACGCTGATCCTTGCGGGCGACTTCAATGACGTTCCCGGGTCGGAGACGATCGCTGAATTGAGCCGCGCCGGCTTCATCGATCTGCACGAAGCCTTCGGCAGCGGCCCCGGCTACACCAACGATCGCGATGATCTCGAGCTGAATGCCGAGCATGCATCGCACAATCAGCGCATCGACTACCTGATGATGCGTCCGGCAGGCCGCCGCGCGCCCGAAGTAAGCGAAGTCGCGTTGTTCGCCGACCGGCCGCATCGCCAGAGCGACGGCACGTGGCTTTGGCCGTCGGATCATATCGGCGTAATCGCAACGCTGTGGGTGTAG
- the lpxA gene encoding acyl-ACP--UDP-N-acetylglucosamine O-acyltransferase: MSIQSDAPAEATAPARIHPSAVVGPEVVLAPGVEIGAFCLLDGAIRIGARTRLIGHVTVLGEVEMGEANVLHPNAVIGGEPQDLAYSGAPRRVRIGARNVFREGVTVHRGSERGDITIIGDDNFLMQNAHVAHDCRVGNSTIIAGGALLAGWAEVGERALVSGNCVVHQFVRIGRLAMMRGMSRTSRDIPPFCLADGTHTLRGINVVGLRRAGIDARAISALRRAFKTLFGERRNLKLALAELAAAGPMTPEVAEMVEFIRASRRGVAFGPRSADDAGSDGAAE, translated from the coding sequence TTGAGCATCCAATCCGATGCTCCGGCCGAGGCTACGGCGCCGGCCCGGATCCATCCAAGCGCGGTGGTTGGGCCCGAGGTCGTGCTTGCGCCGGGCGTCGAGATCGGAGCGTTTTGCCTGCTCGACGGCGCGATCCGGATCGGCGCGCGCACCCGGCTTATCGGCCACGTTACGGTCCTCGGCGAGGTCGAGATGGGCGAGGCCAACGTGCTGCATCCCAACGCGGTGATCGGCGGCGAGCCGCAGGACCTTGCCTATAGCGGCGCTCCGCGCCGCGTGCGGATCGGCGCGCGCAACGTCTTTCGCGAAGGCGTGACCGTCCATCGCGGCAGCGAGCGCGGCGACATCACGATCATCGGCGACGACAACTTCCTGATGCAGAACGCGCACGTTGCGCACGACTGCCGCGTCGGCAACTCGACGATCATCGCGGGCGGCGCATTGCTCGCGGGATGGGCCGAAGTCGGCGAGCGGGCGCTGGTTTCGGGCAACTGCGTGGTGCATCAGTTCGTCAGGATCGGGCGGCTCGCGATGATGCGCGGGATGAGCCGCACCAGCCGCGACATCCCGCCTTTTTGCCTCGCCGACGGGACTCACACGCTGCGCGGAATAAACGTCGTCGGGCTGAGGCGCGCGGGAATCGATGCGCGCGCGATCTCCGCCCTTCGCCGCGCCTTCAAGACCCTGTTCGGCGAGCGGCGCAATCTCAAGCTGGCGCTTGCGGAGCTGGCAGCGGCGGGCCCGATGACGCCCGAAGTGGCCGAGATGGTCGAGTTCATCCGCGCCTCGCGCCGCGGCGTCGCCTTCGGCCCGCGCAGCGCTGACGATGCGGGATCCGACGGCGCAGCGGAATGA
- a CDS encoding DNA gyrase inhibitor YacG yields the protein MRCPICKQPAEMRPANRFRPFCSERCQMLDLGKWAGEDYRVAGNKVEDREHPDDLKKKFLN from the coding sequence ATGCGCTGTCCAATTTGCAAGCAGCCTGCGGAGATGAGGCCGGCCAACCGCTTCCGCCCGTTCTGCTCGGAGCGATGCCAGATGCTTGACCTCGGCAAGTGGGCGGGAGAGGACTATCGCGTCGCAGGCAACAAGGTCGAGGATCGCGAGCATCCTGACGACCTGAAGAAGAAATTCCTCAATTGA